A part of Sandaracinaceae bacterium genomic DNA contains:
- a CDS encoding VWA domain-containing protein, with protein MLRWTVPLALLLLPLPASAQHLLPGAPEGVRETSRSIHVELAHGLAVVTTRVVVESDSDSDAPREAIVRIPTPPDAGLAGMRACLAGLCRRGRPDGVGAYEAARSGRRVVAAPLATVSAHRLGYGRAATRELRVAITPLRPGAPFTLEVRYVASASTRAGVVSFQLPDQGSRASDPPVWVSAEGDGLEGVSVRGVPGTVEVATDAVVAGRLPEGAVRTSAFSFRCGDARCVRYRVAAGPLPTPARDVFFLLDASPSSRAFEEGRRAALDALPRVLPGARVRAVAFGSEATEIAPDARLPYLGPGASFAAAWDVIEDAVARSSAPLVVLVGDGELGPDSTPALRALVESGATLSFVRLRERPVDPRLEATVRATLGATLALPGASPHALRAFAAAVVAPSVELGAEHSEPLRAGEEIVFERRLSGTAPRTLHAFGRHLRATEPHAFLRDGLAVRVAPDDPRARLTAAAPDAWEAGRKGVRAARGAGFGPRFGLRGSRTIRCHWGCGCEVRGSASRESIARVRRRLRPRVTACFAQARAGRIDWAGQATLSIRFQYGEVRAVTATASDPDLAACLRRAPDHLADLPDTDAHIEAHFPYHSTSLPSAPPVPLGPSTLSTLRDIGVH; from the coding sequence GTGCTCCGCTGGACGGTACCGCTCGCGCTCCTCCTGCTGCCGCTCCCGGCGTCGGCGCAGCACCTGCTGCCCGGGGCGCCCGAGGGCGTGAGGGAGACGTCGCGCTCCATCCACGTGGAGCTCGCGCACGGCCTCGCCGTAGTCACCACGAGGGTCGTCGTGGAGAGCGACAGCGACAGCGACGCGCCGCGGGAGGCCATCGTGCGCATCCCGACACCGCCGGACGCGGGGCTGGCCGGGATGCGCGCGTGTCTGGCCGGGCTCTGCCGACGCGGGAGACCCGACGGAGTCGGCGCCTACGAGGCGGCGCGCAGCGGCCGGCGGGTCGTCGCCGCTCCCCTCGCCACCGTCTCGGCCCACCGCCTCGGGTACGGCAGAGCGGCGACGCGGGAGCTCCGCGTGGCCATCACCCCGCTCCGGCCCGGGGCGCCCTTCACCCTCGAGGTCCGCTACGTGGCGAGCGCCTCGACGCGGGCCGGCGTGGTCTCGTTCCAGCTGCCCGATCAGGGGAGCCGCGCGAGCGATCCTCCCGTCTGGGTCAGCGCCGAGGGCGACGGGCTCGAGGGCGTCTCCGTGCGCGGCGTGCCGGGGACGGTCGAGGTCGCGACCGACGCTGTGGTGGCCGGACGCCTGCCCGAGGGCGCCGTCCGGACCAGCGCGTTCAGCTTCCGCTGCGGCGACGCGCGCTGCGTGCGCTACCGGGTGGCGGCGGGTCCGCTCCCCACGCCCGCGCGCGACGTCTTCTTCCTGCTCGACGCCTCACCGTCCTCGCGCGCCTTCGAGGAGGGACGGCGCGCCGCCCTCGACGCCCTTCCTCGCGTGTTGCCTGGCGCCCGCGTCCGCGCCGTGGCGTTCGGCAGCGAGGCGACAGAGATCGCGCCCGACGCGCGCCTGCCGTACCTCGGACCCGGCGCCTCGTTCGCCGCCGCGTGGGACGTCATCGAAGACGCGGTCGCGCGCTCGTCCGCGCCGCTCGTGGTGCTCGTGGGGGACGGCGAGCTCGGCCCGGACTCCACGCCCGCGCTGCGCGCCCTGGTCGAGAGCGGCGCGACGCTCTCGTTCGTCCGGCTCCGCGAGCGCCCGGTCGACCCGCGACTGGAGGCGACGGTGCGCGCGACCCTCGGCGCCACGCTCGCCCTCCCCGGCGCCTCCCCCCACGCGCTCCGCGCCTTCGCGGCCGCGGTGGTCGCGCCCTCCGTGGAGCTGGGAGCCGAGCACAGCGAGCCTCTGCGCGCGGGCGAGGAGATCGTCTTCGAGCGGCGCCTCTCGGGCACCGCGCCGCGCACCCTGCATGCCTTCGGGCGACACCTGCGCGCCACAGAGCCTCACGCCTTCTTGCGCGATGGTCTCGCGGTGCGGGTGGCCCCGGACGATCCGCGCGCGCGCCTCACCGCGGCCGCGCCCGACGCCTGGGAGGCGGGCCGCAAGGGCGTGCGCGCGGCGCGCGGTGCTGGGTTCGGGCCTCGATTCGGGCTCCGCGGCTCGCGCACCATCCGGTGCCACTGGGGCTGCGGCTGTGAGGTCCGGGGCTCGGCGAGCCGAGAGTCCATCGCCCGCGTCCGGCGTCGACTGCGCCCCCGCGTGACCGCCTGCTTCGCGCAGGCCCGCGCGGGCCGTATCGACTGGGCGGGGCAGGCGACCCTCTCCATCCGGTTCCAGTACGGCGAGGTGCGCGCGGTGACCGCCACGGCGAGCGACCCGGACCTCGCGGCGTGCCTGCGCCGCGCGCCGGATCACCTCGCAGATCTCCCCGACACGGACGCGCACATCGAGGCCCACTTCCCCTACCACAGCACCTCTTTGCCGAGCGCACCGCCCGTCCCCCTCGGCCCGAGCACGCTCTCCACGCTCCGCGACATCGGCGTCCACTGA
- a CDS encoding protein kinase: protein MAEVGGRYRIEAQLGEGGMGEVFWVVDTRTGEDLALKRMLRDRRVGHRGKRAELRFQREFHTLASLSHPRVVEVFDYGVDADGPYYTMRLLEGEDLRDRMREGPMEATEVCHILRDVASGLAALHARGLVHRDLTPRNVRLVDGHAVLFDFGVLVDAGWVGDVAGTPAFTAPEMVRGVPIDGRADLFALGVLAYGMLTGKRPYDARTMMELELAWSVPVEPPSAIAPVPEALEDLVLDLLCLEPLGRPPSAAVLIDRLTALGGLEPDPGLAVRPGYVASAAFVGREAELELLGALLSDVAAGEPRAFYVEAESGGGKSRLLQELAIRAKLEGAAVLTTSCERAEGGPFATIGALVEEAFAVAPEEATRASATDAALLGRLFPAIRERHAKVKLDGDVGEPAEDRMRLQAAVQGFFRRLAQEKLLVALVDDVQRCDEASAAALAGLARSGAVGLLLGLARRLGEPVRAPGAVASLAELEPRLRLAGLDPDGITALLRSLFGDAQHLSRLARRMHRATGGSPLFCTELARQLIETERVRYRDGSWIVPEDISLKGRSRGLRDAMRARVAALSESARALGEVLALHGGELELAAALSLAEAVGRGGDAHFGALGELQQQGFLMDSGETLRFRHDSMREALLAGLPAERKRGLHRHVADVMLAAGADGDPLREARAGWHALRGGDEQLGAQMLERAGRRLFEAQALADCLSPLEAALEVRRRHGAPDAVLADLSYMLLSAGWVSKREVGERHAAPALDLYADLGGLRHAERFAGAVGWRLAFVLALSWAWARWLFRFGEARGPTPLRALSLFAVGLSYATALAYSANRKADVDALVARADPFQAFRGHPPFAAYLSVHAMRDILHGRLASAAARLSEARVLATRRWGNPLSPDERRLADAGCRSMRVLVDVNQFDARLFDDLAAMEESGLAFYAHAAQTARIVRHRYRGEEALARALEEETEATSLALGSWSTDLQRLLFAHPAYAFCHDVEGLKRSLDALETRVAEGMELEVRVTMTKAEIARERGDYAASLALLEPLLKTLDEGDLLFRQYAASGAAQTALEAYGYELAAKYARMGLECGRDLEHRVLLPWLRCQRVLALADDALGRTDAAIERLERAIELAEQKAAVVQAGELHEARARIAFAAGDRLLFELHRVKANDWLRPTRNPGLIAVVERLLEMDREAEVRPVDARRRRPGASSTETTYDRSTSSPSRSGEHDATVVEGAIARSRVPAESASEDDADPATVVEGSDG, encoded by the coding sequence GTGGCGGAGGTCGGAGGCCGATATCGGATCGAAGCCCAGCTCGGCGAGGGGGGCATGGGCGAGGTCTTCTGGGTGGTCGACACCCGGACCGGGGAGGACCTCGCGCTCAAGCGCATGCTGCGCGACCGGCGCGTGGGCCACCGTGGCAAGCGCGCGGAGCTGCGCTTCCAGCGCGAGTTCCACACCCTCGCGTCGCTGAGCCATCCGCGCGTCGTCGAGGTGTTCGACTACGGCGTCGACGCCGACGGCCCCTATTACACGATGCGTCTGCTGGAGGGAGAGGACCTCCGCGATCGCATGCGCGAGGGGCCGATGGAGGCGACGGAGGTCTGCCACATCCTCCGCGACGTCGCGTCCGGGCTCGCCGCCCTCCACGCGCGCGGTCTCGTCCATCGCGATCTGACCCCGCGCAACGTGCGCCTCGTGGACGGGCACGCGGTGCTCTTCGACTTCGGCGTGCTGGTCGACGCGGGGTGGGTGGGCGACGTCGCGGGGACGCCCGCGTTCACCGCGCCGGAGATGGTGCGCGGCGTGCCGATCGACGGGCGAGCCGATCTCTTCGCGCTGGGCGTGCTCGCCTACGGGATGCTCACCGGGAAGCGTCCCTACGACGCGCGCACGATGATGGAGCTCGAGCTGGCGTGGAGTGTCCCCGTCGAGCCTCCGTCGGCGATCGCGCCCGTCCCCGAGGCGCTCGAAGATCTGGTGCTCGACCTGCTCTGCCTCGAGCCGCTCGGGCGGCCTCCGAGCGCGGCGGTGCTCATCGATCGGCTGACGGCGCTCGGCGGGCTCGAGCCCGATCCCGGGCTCGCCGTCAGGCCCGGGTACGTGGCGTCGGCCGCGTTCGTCGGGCGTGAGGCCGAGCTCGAGCTCCTCGGCGCGCTGCTGAGCGACGTCGCCGCGGGCGAGCCGCGCGCGTTCTACGTCGAGGCCGAGAGCGGCGGGGGCAAGAGCCGGCTCCTCCAGGAGCTGGCCATCCGCGCGAAGCTCGAGGGCGCCGCCGTCCTGACCACGTCCTGCGAGCGGGCGGAGGGGGGACCCTTCGCGACGATCGGCGCGCTGGTCGAGGAGGCGTTCGCGGTCGCGCCCGAGGAGGCGACGCGCGCCTCGGCCACCGACGCCGCGCTCCTGGGGCGGCTCTTCCCGGCCATCCGCGAGCGCCACGCGAAGGTGAAGCTCGACGGCGACGTCGGCGAGCCGGCGGAGGATCGCATGCGGCTCCAGGCGGCCGTGCAAGGCTTCTTTCGTCGCCTCGCGCAGGAGAAGCTGCTGGTGGCGCTGGTGGACGACGTGCAGCGCTGCGACGAAGCCTCCGCCGCGGCGCTCGCGGGGCTCGCCCGATCCGGCGCGGTGGGGCTGCTGCTCGGTCTCGCGCGGAGGCTCGGGGAGCCGGTGCGGGCGCCCGGCGCGGTCGCGTCCCTGGCCGAGCTCGAGCCGCGCCTGCGACTCGCGGGTCTGGATCCGGACGGCATCACGGCGCTCCTGCGCTCGCTCTTCGGCGACGCCCAGCACCTCTCGAGGCTCGCTCGGCGCATGCACCGGGCGACGGGAGGCAGCCCGCTCTTCTGCACCGAGCTGGCCCGTCAGCTCATCGAGACCGAGCGCGTCCGCTACCGCGACGGAAGCTGGATCGTGCCGGAGGACATCTCGCTGAAGGGGCGCAGTCGGGGCCTGCGCGACGCGATGCGGGCGCGCGTGGCCGCGCTGTCCGAGAGCGCGCGCGCGCTCGGTGAGGTCCTCGCGCTCCACGGCGGCGAGCTCGAGCTGGCCGCGGCGCTCTCGCTCGCCGAGGCCGTCGGGCGGGGCGGAGACGCGCACTTCGGCGCGCTCGGCGAGCTGCAGCAACAAGGCTTCTTGATGGACTCGGGGGAGACCCTGCGCTTCCGCCACGACTCGATGCGCGAGGCGCTCCTCGCCGGGCTGCCGGCGGAGCGCAAGCGAGGGCTCCACCGACACGTGGCCGACGTGATGCTGGCCGCGGGCGCCGACGGGGATCCGCTCCGGGAGGCGCGCGCGGGCTGGCACGCGCTGCGGGGCGGTGACGAGCAGCTCGGGGCGCAGATGCTCGAGCGCGCGGGGCGCCGGCTCTTCGAGGCGCAGGCGCTGGCGGACTGTCTCTCCCCGCTCGAGGCGGCGCTCGAGGTGCGGCGTCGGCACGGCGCGCCCGACGCGGTCCTCGCCGACCTCTCGTACATGCTGCTCAGCGCGGGGTGGGTCTCGAAGCGCGAGGTGGGCGAGCGTCACGCGGCGCCCGCCCTCGATCTCTACGCCGATCTCGGAGGCCTTCGTCACGCGGAGCGCTTCGCTGGCGCGGTGGGGTGGCGCCTGGCGTTCGTGCTCGCGCTGAGCTGGGCCTGGGCGCGGTGGCTCTTCCGCTTCGGGGAGGCGCGGGGGCCGACGCCGCTGCGCGCGCTGAGCCTCTTCGCGGTGGGGCTCTCCTACGCCACCGCCCTCGCGTACTCCGCCAACCGGAAGGCGGACGTGGACGCGCTCGTGGCCCGCGCCGATCCGTTCCAGGCGTTCCGCGGTCACCCTCCCTTCGCCGCGTACCTCAGCGTGCACGCGATGCGGGACATCCTCCACGGTCGCCTGGCGTCGGCCGCGGCCCGACTGAGCGAGGCCCGCGTGCTCGCGACCCGCAGGTGGGGAAACCCGCTCAGCCCCGACGAGCGTCGCCTCGCCGACGCGGGCTGCCGCTCGATGCGCGTGCTGGTCGACGTGAACCAGTTCGACGCGCGCCTCTTCGACGACCTCGCCGCGATGGAGGAGAGCGGGCTCGCCTTCTACGCGCACGCCGCGCAGACGGCCCGCATCGTCCGCCATCGCTATCGCGGCGAGGAGGCGCTCGCGCGCGCGCTCGAGGAGGAGACCGAGGCGACGAGCCTCGCGCTCGGCTCGTGGTCGACCGACCTGCAGCGGCTCCTCTTCGCGCACCCGGCCTACGCGTTCTGTCACGACGTGGAGGGGCTCAAGCGCAGCCTCGACGCGCTCGAGACGCGGGTCGCCGAGGGCATGGAGCTCGAGGTGCGCGTCACGATGACCAAGGCGGAGATCGCGCGGGAGCGTGGCGACTACGCGGCGTCGTTGGCGTTGCTCGAGCCGCTGCTGAAGACGCTCGACGAAGGCGATCTCCTCTTCCGGCAGTACGCGGCCTCGGGCGCCGCGCAGACCGCGCTCGAGGCGTATGGGTACGAGCTCGCGGCGAAGTACGCCCGGATGGGGCTGGAGTGCGGTCGGGACCTCGAGCATCGGGTGCTGCTGCCCTGGCTCCGTTGCCAGCGCGTGCTCGCGCTCGCCGACGACGCGCTCGGCCGGACCGACGCGGCGATCGAGCGGCTCGAGCGCGCGATCGAGCTCGCCGAGCAGAAGGCGGCGGTCGTGCAGGCGGGGGAGCTGCACGAGGCGCGCGCCCGCATCGCGTTCGCGGCGGGAGACCGCCTCCTCTTCGAGCTCCACCGCGTCAAGGCGAACGACTGGCTGCGACCCACGCGGAACCCGGGCCTGATCGCCGTCGTCGAGCGCCTCCTCGAGATGGACCGAGAGGCGGAGGTTCGACCCGTGGACGCGCGTCGTCGGCGCCCGGGCGCGAGCTCCACCGAGACGACCTACGATCGGTCCACCAGCTCGCCCTCTCGCTCGGGGGAGCACGACGCCACCGTCGTCGAGGGCGCCATCGCGCGCTCCAGGGTCCCCGCCGAGAGCGCGAGCGAGGACGACGCGGACCCGGCCACGGTGGTGGAGGGATCCGACGGTTGA
- a CDS encoding OmpA family protein, producing the protein MTKRWIGCALALTGLFAMACGGSESPPPQQAPPPQPVVQQAPPCAEQWVHMPMLITFPTSGTEIDSQNREILREMVRTAQARTDIRRVRVEGHTDTCGNELNNMMLSQNRAVAVMNELVMMGVPREMLETMGHGSTQPRANESCGQHQTLSEQSNRRVEFTLLVCR; encoded by the coding sequence ATGACGAAGCGATGGATCGGGTGCGCGCTGGCGCTGACGGGGCTGTTCGCGATGGCGTGCGGAGGCTCGGAGTCGCCGCCCCCACAGCAGGCGCCGCCGCCCCAGCCGGTGGTCCAGCAGGCGCCGCCCTGCGCCGAGCAGTGGGTCCACATGCCGATGCTGATCACCTTCCCGACCAGCGGGACGGAGATCGACTCGCAGAACCGCGAGATCCTCCGGGAGATGGTGCGCACCGCGCAGGCGCGCACCGACATCCGTCGCGTGCGGGTCGAGGGTCACACGGACACCTGCGGCAACGAGCTCAACAACATGATGCTCTCGCAGAACCGCGCGGTGGCGGTGATGAACGAGCTCGTGATGATGGGCGTGCCGCGCGAGATGCTCGAGACCATGGGCCACGGCTCGACCCAGCCGCGCGCCAACGAATCTTGTGGTCAGCATCAGACGCTGAGCGAGCAGTCGAACCGGCGCGTGGAGTTCACGCTCCTCGTCTGTCGCTGA
- a CDS encoding CBS domain-containing protein, with protein sequence MERHVDEVLRVKGREVASISPEATVLAAVRSMNEKRIGSLLVMRNDQAVGILTERDVLVRLVVRRIDPATVRVGELMSTSLTTIHPQMTIKSALRMMTEQRKRHLPVVDGGRLVGLVSIGDLTKALGEDLEREVQDLTHYIHGPLAV encoded by the coding sequence ATGGAACGACACGTAGACGAAGTGCTGCGCGTCAAGGGACGTGAGGTGGCGAGTATCTCGCCCGAAGCGACCGTCTTGGCGGCGGTACGCAGCATGAACGAGAAGCGAATCGGATCGTTGCTCGTGATGAGGAACGACCAGGCCGTGGGCATCCTCACCGAGCGAGATGTGCTCGTTCGGCTCGTGGTTCGCCGGATCGATCCGGCGACGGTGCGGGTCGGGGAGCTGATGTCGACGTCGCTGACGACGATTCACCCGCAGATGACGATCAAATCGGCGCTGCGGATGATGACCGAGCAGCGGAAACGACATCTCCCGGTGGTGGACGGCGGCAGGCTGGTCGGCCTGGTCTCGATCGGCGATCTGACCAAAGCGCTCGGAGAAGACCTCGAGCGCGAAGTGCAGGACTTGACGCACTACATTCACGGCCCCCTGGCCGTGTGA
- the mreC gene encoding rod shape-determining protein MreC, with protein MGSFKRFRDAAICVALLAIPFFFLNANLKDPEHTNALDRTVLTISAPIQMVATSTARWFSGVWQDYVYLVDVKEENDRLRAEDARLTEENRRLRYEALENRRLRSLLQLRERIGGELIGAQVIGRDVSRFFRVTRIRLDRGERDRVRAGMPVITSEGLVGQVRRSWGRYSDVLLTVDRTSAIDVVVQRTGARGMLRGTGEDDRYLAQIQYLRREDDIRVGDLVHTSGLGQRFPASILVGRVTRIVRREFGLYQEAEVTPAVNFSSLDEVLILTEGSRERSLVERTGGDVDAPSGEDL; from the coding sequence ATGGGCTCATTCAAGCGATTTCGCGACGCCGCCATCTGCGTCGCCCTGTTGGCGATTCCGTTCTTCTTCCTGAACGCCAACCTGAAGGACCCCGAGCACACCAACGCGCTCGACCGGACCGTGCTGACGATCAGCGCGCCGATCCAGATGGTCGCGACGTCGACCGCGCGCTGGTTCTCCGGCGTGTGGCAGGACTACGTCTACCTGGTCGACGTCAAGGAGGAGAACGACCGGCTGCGGGCCGAAGACGCGCGGCTGACCGAGGAGAACCGCCGCCTCCGCTACGAGGCGCTCGAGAACCGCCGCCTCCGCTCGCTGCTCCAGCTCCGCGAGCGCATCGGCGGCGAGCTGATCGGGGCGCAGGTCATCGGCCGCGACGTGTCCCGCTTCTTCCGTGTGACGCGGATCCGGCTCGACCGCGGCGAGCGCGACCGGGTCCGCGCGGGCATGCCCGTCATCACCTCGGAGGGGCTCGTCGGCCAGGTCCGCCGCTCCTGGGGCCGCTACAGCGACGTGCTGCTCACGGTCGACCGGACGAGCGCCATCGACGTGGTGGTCCAGCGCACGGGCGCGCGCGGCATGCTCCGCGGCACGGGTGAGGACGACCGATACCTGGCGCAGATCCAGTACTTGCGCCGCGAGGACGACATCCGTGTGGGCGATCTCGTGCACACCAGCGGCCTCGGCCAGCGCTTCCCGGCGTCCATCCTGGTCGGCCGCGTGACCCGCATCGTGCGGCGCGAGTTCGGCCTCTACCAGGAGGCGGAGGTCACGCCGGCCGTGAATTTCTCGAGCCTCGACGAGGTGCTCATCCTCACGGAGGGCTCGCGCGAGCGCAGCCTGGTCGAGCGGACCGGTGGAGACGTGGACGCGCCGTCCGGCGAGGACCTCTGA
- the mreD gene encoding rod shape-determining protein MreD, whose amino-acid sequence MRNLAFVLLGFLLLVQQAAIGVMVPLDEWAPNLLLPIVIYLGVAHDVHIVRGVSLAFVLGYLLDSFCGSPMGLQTFVMVATFLVARGAGLNLFMRGPLFQIALTFVFGVLAGGSILALRAIFEPPAPFPTGTVSDTVIALTAGAAITALLSPLVFLTVRRLDALVTRRREEAAAT is encoded by the coding sequence ATGCGGAACCTGGCCTTCGTGCTGCTCGGGTTCCTGCTCCTGGTGCAGCAGGCCGCGATCGGCGTCATGGTCCCGCTCGATGAGTGGGCCCCGAACCTGTTGCTGCCGATCGTCATCTACCTCGGCGTCGCGCACGACGTGCACATCGTCCGCGGGGTCTCGCTCGCGTTCGTGCTCGGGTACCTGCTGGACTCGTTCTGCGGCAGCCCGATGGGCCTGCAGACGTTCGTCATGGTCGCGACCTTCCTCGTCGCCCGCGGCGCGGGGTTGAACCTCTTCATGCGCGGCCCGCTGTTCCAGATCGCGCTGACGTTCGTCTTCGGTGTGCTCGCGGGCGGGTCCATCCTCGCGCTGCGCGCCATCTTCGAGCCGCCGGCGCCGTTCCCGACCGGCACCGTGAGCGACACCGTCATCGCGCTCACGGCCGGGGCCGCCATCACCGCGTTGCTCTCGCCGCTCGTGTTCCTGACCGTGCGGCGGCTCGACGCGCTGGTCACGCGTCGCCGCGAGGAGGCGGCCGCGACATGA
- a CDS encoding alpha/beta hydrolase family protein: protein MTIHRRVDRALARMSLTSGRLYPDGFGEGLERRVAAVRDYQGPAESLDIRWSAPRRLLGVTVREGRFRSPAADVLPSESWTAHVERWIPGHRAPVLLVLAATAEEGVARRRPLARWLARHGIGAVLLENPFYGARRPAGQRGPILRTVADQFAMNLATVKEASALLRTFHDDGLDVGVTGYSQGGVMAAFATAVSDFSVAAIPRGAACASEPIFTSGALSAQMRWDVLAREAGSLAAAKARFAAALAPVRLDRYPAPRDPSRAILVASRHDGFIPAEEAEALHRWWSGSELRWVEGGHLTGLVLHHHVHRKAVLDAFGA, encoded by the coding sequence GTGACGATTCACCGACGCGTGGACCGAGCGCTGGCTCGCATGAGCCTGACCTCGGGCCGGCTCTACCCCGACGGGTTCGGGGAAGGGCTCGAGAGGCGCGTGGCGGCGGTGCGCGACTACCAGGGCCCGGCCGAGTCGCTGGACATCCGCTGGTCCGCGCCGCGTCGACTCCTCGGGGTCACGGTGCGCGAGGGCCGCTTCCGCTCTCCCGCCGCCGACGTGCTGCCATCCGAGAGCTGGACCGCACACGTGGAGCGCTGGATCCCCGGCCATCGCGCGCCCGTGCTCCTGGTGCTGGCGGCCACGGCCGAGGAGGGCGTCGCGCGGCGCCGTCCGCTCGCGCGCTGGCTCGCCCGCCACGGCATCGGCGCGGTGCTCCTCGAGAACCCCTTCTACGGCGCGCGGCGCCCCGCGGGTCAGCGCGGCCCCATCCTCCGCACCGTCGCCGATCAGTTCGCGATGAACCTCGCGACCGTGAAGGAGGCGTCGGCGCTGCTGCGCACCTTCCACGACGACGGGCTCGACGTGGGCGTGACCGGCTACAGCCAGGGCGGCGTCATGGCGGCCTTCGCCACCGCGGTCAGCGACTTCTCGGTCGCGGCGATCCCGCGCGGCGCCGCCTGCGCGAGCGAGCCGATCTTCACCTCGGGGGCGCTCAGCGCGCAGATGCGCTGGGACGTGCTCGCGCGCGAAGCCGGTAGCCTCGCGGCGGCCAAGGCGCGCTTCGCCGCCGCCCTCGCGCCGGTCCGGCTGGATCGCTACCCGGCGCCCCGCGACCCCTCCCGGGCCATCCTGGTGGCGAGCCGACACGACGGCTTCATCCCGGCGGAGGAGGCGGAGGCGCTGCACCGCTGGTGGTCCGGCTCGGAGCTGCGCTGGGTCGAAGGCGGCCACCTGACCGGGCTCGTGTTGCATCACCACGTGCACCGGAAGGCCGTGCTCGACGCCTTCGGCGCGTGA